The Eurosta solidaginis isolate ZX-2024a chromosome 4, ASM4086904v1, whole genome shotgun sequence genome includes a window with the following:
- the LOC137248509 gene encoding uncharacterized protein: MVGPARTPDAWRESLRNWRKQLRARARKLISERRRTGGGVNPVAELTDFEQQALETFGIAAVKGHSNSRLGFDNESNAENISPAPEVGPSCTDLEELIGDEDAAEISNFCIVMCESPSHAPLSPASTNLVPFLVFFVSDEWKCSTHLKKDAKKSRNCFKG, encoded by the exons ATGGTCGGGCCAGCAAGGACTCCTGACGCTTGGCGAGAG AGTTTGCGAAACTGGCGGAAGCAGTTGCGTGCTCGGGCTCGTAAGCTCATTAGTGAGCGACGACGAACTGGTGGAGGAGTAAATCCTGTGGCTGAGCTGACGGATTTCGAGCAGCAAGCGTTAGAGACTTTTGGAATTGCTGCTGTAAAAGGTCACTCAAACTCGAGGCTTGGATTTGAC AACGAAAGTAATGCCGAAAACATTTCGCCAGCACCGGAGGTGGGACCGAGCTGTACTGATCTCGAGGAGTTGATTGGTGATGAAGATGCGGCAGAAATTTCAAACTTTTGCATAGTGATGTGTGAGTCACCTAGCCATGCTCCCCTAAGTCCTGCTTCTACAAATCTTGTGCCCTTTTTAGTATTTTTTGTCTCAGATGAATGGAAATGCTCAACTCATCTGAAAAAAGATGCTAAAAAATCACGAAATTGTTTTAAAGGATAA
- the LOC137247926 gene encoding glucose dehydrogenase [FAD, quinone]-like codes for MNNNECALPRGKILGGTSSINYMIYNRGNRRDYDRWSEAGNKGWSYAEVLPHFLKSERAHLAGLESSVYHNYSGPLSVEDVGYRTAFAHAFISGAQEAGHLHTDYNGETQVGVSYVQATTQNGRRHSAYRAFLAPVMKVRSNLRVLTLAHALRILIDPATKVAYGIEFVHKKITYTFKARKEVILSAGAFNSPQLLMLSGIGPADNLKAIGVPVIQELPVGKLMYDHMSHVGPVFLTNTTGQTTYPTSITLNDAKRFFLFGDSTTRLSSIGGVECLAFIKIPSSQRPPDWPDVELITVLGGMASDDGTGLKEGANLRQDLYDQLYLPLQLARQDHLTVLVMDFHPKSVGRLWLHNRDPLRWPVIDPKYFSNAEDIEHILEGIKAAIRIGQSPAMQRIGARLYDKPVPGCEHFLFASDDYWRCSIRTLSYTLHHQVATCRMGPTSDVTAVVDPQLKVHGIRKLRVVDTSIIPFPPTAHTNAPAFMIGEKAADMIRAGWQDETQVRVDTNNLIDI; via the exons ATGAATAATAATGAATGCGCATTGCCGCGCGGCAAGATCTTAGGCGGCACTAGCTCCATCAATTATATGATCTACAATCGCGGCAATAGGCGTGATTATGATCGTTGGTCAGAGGCTGGCAATAAAGGTTGGTCCTACGCTGAGGTGTTACCGCACTTTCTCAAATCAGAGCGTGCGCATCTAGCAGGTTTGGAATCATCTGTGTACCACAATTACTCGGGTCCACTGAGCGTTGAAGATGTGGGCTATCGCACAGCGTTTGCGCATGCTTTTATAAGTGGCGCCCAAGAAGCGGGACATCTGCACACAGATTATAATGGGGAAACGCAAGTTGGTGTGTCATATGTGCAGGCAACAACGCAAAATGGACGACGTCATAGCGCATATCGCGCTTTCCTAGCGCCTGTTATGAAGGTGCGTTCAAATTTGAGGGTATTGACTTTGGCGCATGCGCTGCGTATACTCATTGATCCCGCCACGAAAGTGGCTTATGGTATTGAGTTTGTGCATAAAAAAATAACTTACACCTTTAAAGCGCGTAAAGAGGTTATATTGTCTGCAGGTGCTTTCAACTCACCACAACTTTTAATGCTGTCAGGCATAGGTCCCGCAGACAATCTAAAGGCTATTGGTGTGCCAGTAATACAAGAATTACCGGTTGGTAAACTTATGTATGATCACATGTCGCATGTGGGACCTGTCTTTCTAACCAACACCACTGGACAAACCACATATCCAACAAGTATAACCTTGAATGACGCCAAACGTTTCTTCTTGTTTGGTGACTCAACAACGCGTCTCTCTAGCATAGGCGGCGTGGAATGTTTGGCCTTCATCAAGATACCCAGCTCACAAAGACCGCCCGATTGGCCGGATGTCGAACTGATTACAGTTTTAGGTGGCATGGCATCTGATGATGGCACGGGTCTCAAAGAGGGCGCCAACTTGCGCCAAGACCTTTATGATCAGCTCTATCTACCGCTACAGCTCGCGCGCCAGGATCATTTAACTGTGCTTGTTATGGATTTTCATCCTAAATCTGTAGGTCGTCTTTGGCTACATAATCGTGATCCACTGCGTTGGCCCGTTATAGATCCCAAATATTTCTCCAATGCAGAAGATATCGAGCATATTTTAGAAGGTATTAAGGCAGCTATACGCATCGGTCAATCACCAGCTATGCAGCGTATCGGCGCGCGCCTCTATGATAAGCCAGTGCCAGGTTGTGAGCATTTCTTGTTCGCTAGTGATGACTATTGGCGTTGCTCTATACGTACTTTGTCATATACGCTGCATCACCAAGTGGCCACATGTCGCATGGGTCCCACATCGGATGTGACCGCTGTGGTTGATCCTCAGCTTAAGGTGCATGGCATTCGAAAGCTGCGCGTAGTCGACACCAGCATAATTCCTTTCCCACCAACAGCGCACACAAATGCGCCAGCTTTTATGATTGGCGAAAAGGCTGCTGACATGATACGTGCGGGGTGGCAAGATG AAACTCAAGTTCGTGTTGATACAAACAATTTAATTGATATATGA